The proteins below are encoded in one region of Thermoplasmatales archaeon:
- a CDS encoding DUF4326 domain-containing protein, with amino-acid sequence MFPTSGILFIKDGVLHLRVDRKNKVLGNPFPMKNEKERESVIEKYNAWKIINKKYWQTIKNIKKVSEKEKIKEIHLYCWCYPKACHAEIIKSDILHLFA; translated from the coding sequence ATATTTCCAACCTCAGGAATCCTTTTCATAAAAGATGGAGTTCTTCACCTGCGAGTAGATAGAAAAAACAAAGTCTTAGGGAACCCATTTCCTATGAAAAATGAAAAAGAAAGAGAATCCGTAATAGAAAAATACAATGCATGGAAAATTATAAACAAGAAATATTGGCAGACAATAAAAAACATTAAAAAAGTATCCGAAAAAGAAAAAATAAAAGAAATACATTTATATTGCTGGTGTTACCCAAAAGCTTGCCATGCTGAAATCATAAAAAGCGACATCCTTCACCTTTTTGCTTGA